Proteins encoded together in one Diabrotica undecimpunctata isolate CICGRU chromosome 3, icDiaUnde3, whole genome shotgun sequence window:
- the lola gene encoding uncharacterized protein lola isoform X9: MDDDQQFCLRWNNHQSTLVAVFDTLLENGTLVDCTLAAEGKCLNAHKVVLSACSPYFEALLSKHFDKHPILILKDVKFQELKAMMDYMYRGEVNISQDQLGALLKAAESLQIKGLSDNRKGETDRKPTPAPPPKSPQPTTLPKVQGLTIEQRAREDSREGSMSPGPRKKKRLRRKSEELDNHDASNSSESHSLPAQSIPTLPAISKMNMNADVPEQIETKSEILTRHKQTDDMPQVPIIKEKIETHTELMLEPKSEYVEEMNEDSIEDLTLDDDDLSNMEQVDDQAGPSHGAGEGSSQGFGGWHMGNQSQDEVFLAAQEAVGAHRDSQGGNWILQHIDPDSATGFPCHNCGKIYKHRGNMRRHMVYECGKDARFQCSFCDRKFHQQSNLKRHFENKHTMLPKFSNSITVYRTRTVS, from the exons ATGGATGACGACCAACAATTTTGTTTACGGTGGAACAACCATCAATCGACATTGGTAGCCGTTTTTGACACGTTATTGGAGAACGGCACATTAGTAGACTGTACTTTGGCAGCAGAAGGAAAATGCCTAAACGCACACAAAGTAGTTTTGTCTGCATGTAGCCCATACTTTGAA GCGCTGCTGTCAAAGCACTTTGACAAGCATCCCATTCTTATTCTTAAGGACGTTAAGTTCCAAGAACTAAAAGCCATGATGGATTATATGTATAGGGGGGAAGTGAACATATCTCAAGATCAATTAGGTGCGCTATTAAAAGCCGCTGAATCATTGCAAATTAAGGGTTTATCAGACAATAGGAAAGGGGAAACTGACAGAAAACCCACTCCTGCTCCTCCACCAAAGAGCCCACAGCCAACAACCCTGCCAAAGGTACAGGGTTTGACAATTGAGCAAAGAGCTCGGGAGGATTCCAGGGAGGGAAGCATGTCACCAGGGCCTCGTAAAAAGAAAAGGTTAAGGCGGAAAAGTGAAGAATTAGACAACCATGATGCCTCTAATTCTTCAGAATCTCACAGTCTACCCGCCCAAAGCATTCCTACGTTACCTGCTATCTCAAAAATGAACATGAACGCCGATGTGCCTGAACAAATAGAAACTAAATCAGAGATACTCACAAGGCATAAACAGACAGATGACATGCCCCAAGTTCCTATTATAAAAGAAAAGATTGAAACCCACACAGAACTGATGTTGGAACCAAAGTCTGAATATGTAGAAGAAATGAATGAAGATAGTATTGAGGATTTGACACTGGATGATGACGATTTAAGTAACATGGAACAGGTAGATGATCAAGCAGGACCTAGTCATGGAGCAGGAGAAGGATCAAGTCAAG GTTTTGGAGGTTGGCATATGGGTAACCAAAGTCAAGATGAAGTATTTCTGGCCGCGCAAGAGGCCGTAGGTGCACATCGAGACTCACAAG GCGGAAATTGGATCCTACAGCATATCGATCCAGACTCTGCTACTGGTTTTCCCTGCCACAACTGCGGGAAAATATACAAACATCGTGGAAATATGCGCAGACATATGGTCTATGAATGTGGAAAAGATGCACGATTCCAATGTTCTTTCTGTGACAGAAAATTTCATCAACAATctaatttgaaaagacattttgAAAACAAACATACAATGCTACCAAAGTTCAGCAACAGTATCACAGTATATAGAACCAGAACAGTATCCTGA
- the lola gene encoding uncharacterized protein lola isoform X49, with the protein MDDDQQFCLRWNNHQSTLVAVFDTLLENGTLVDCTLAAEGKCLNAHKVVLSACSPYFEALLSKHFDKHPILILKDVKFQELKAMMDYMYRGEVNISQDQLGALLKAAESLQIKGLSDNRKGETDRKPTPAPPPKSPQPTTLPKVQGLTIEQRAREDSREGSMSPGPRKKKRLRRKSEELDNHDASNSSESHSLPAQSIPTLPAISKMNMNADVPEQIETKSEILTRHKQTDDMPQVPIIKEKIETHTELMLEPKSEYVEEMNEDSIEDLTLDDDDLSNMEQVDDQAGPSHGAGEGSSQGFGGWHMGNQSQDEVFLAAQEAVGAHRDSQD; encoded by the exons ATGGATGACGACCAACAATTTTGTTTACGGTGGAACAACCATCAATCGACATTGGTAGCCGTTTTTGACACGTTATTGGAGAACGGCACATTAGTAGACTGTACTTTGGCAGCAGAAGGAAAATGCCTAAACGCACACAAAGTAGTTTTGTCTGCATGTAGCCCATACTTTGAA GCGCTGCTGTCAAAGCACTTTGACAAGCATCCCATTCTTATTCTTAAGGACGTTAAGTTCCAAGAACTAAAAGCCATGATGGATTATATGTATAGGGGGGAAGTGAACATATCTCAAGATCAATTAGGTGCGCTATTAAAAGCCGCTGAATCATTGCAAATTAAGGGTTTATCAGACAATAGGAAAGGGGAAACTGACAGAAAACCCACTCCTGCTCCTCCACCAAAGAGCCCACAGCCAACAACCCTGCCAAAGGTACAGGGTTTGACAATTGAGCAAAGAGCTCGGGAGGATTCCAGGGAGGGAAGCATGTCACCAGGGCCTCGTAAAAAGAAAAGGTTAAGGCGGAAAAGTGAAGAATTAGACAACCATGATGCCTCTAATTCTTCAGAATCTCACAGTCTACCCGCCCAAAGCATTCCTACGTTACCTGCTATCTCAAAAATGAACATGAACGCCGATGTGCCTGAACAAATAGAAACTAAATCAGAGATACTCACAAGGCATAAACAGACAGATGACATGCCCCAAGTTCCTATTATAAAAGAAAAGATTGAAACCCACACAGAACTGATGTTGGAACCAAAGTCTGAATATGTAGAAGAAATGAATGAAGATAGTATTGAGGATTTGACACTGGATGATGACGATTTAAGTAACATGGAACAGGTAGATGATCAAGCAGGACCTAGTCATGGAGCAGGAGAAGGATCAAGTCAAG GTTTTGGAGGTTGGCATATGGGTAACCAAAGTCAAGATGAAGTATTTCTGGCCGCGCAAGAGGCCGTAGGTGCACATCGAGACTCACAAG ACTAA
- the lola gene encoding uncharacterized protein lola isoform X12 — protein MDDDQQFCLRWNNHQSTLVAVFDTLLENGTLVDCTLAAEGKCLNAHKVVLSACSPYFEALLSKHFDKHPILILKDVKFQELKAMMDYMYRGEVNISQDQLGALLKAAESLQIKGLSDNRKGETDRKPTPAPPPKSPQPTTLPKVQGLTIEQRAREDSREGSMSPGPRKKKRLRRKSEELDNHDASNSSESHSLPAQSIPTLPAISKMNMNADVPEQIETKSEILTRHKQTDDMPQVPIIKEKIETHTELMLEPKSEYVEEMNEDSIEDLTLDDDDLSNMEQVDDQAGPSHGAGEGSSQGFGGWHMGNQSQDEVFLAAQEAVGAHRDSQDPLPYKYSRCWRSYSVSYTLERHLRYECGVAKQFTCSICLKKFSRRDILRVHQKNFGHDINHGLVQPIEPNQDLSHIHGS, from the exons ATGGATGACGACCAACAATTTTGTTTACGGTGGAACAACCATCAATCGACATTGGTAGCCGTTTTTGACACGTTATTGGAGAACGGCACATTAGTAGACTGTACTTTGGCAGCAGAAGGAAAATGCCTAAACGCACACAAAGTAGTTTTGTCTGCATGTAGCCCATACTTTGAA GCGCTGCTGTCAAAGCACTTTGACAAGCATCCCATTCTTATTCTTAAGGACGTTAAGTTCCAAGAACTAAAAGCCATGATGGATTATATGTATAGGGGGGAAGTGAACATATCTCAAGATCAATTAGGTGCGCTATTAAAAGCCGCTGAATCATTGCAAATTAAGGGTTTATCAGACAATAGGAAAGGGGAAACTGACAGAAAACCCACTCCTGCTCCTCCACCAAAGAGCCCACAGCCAACAACCCTGCCAAAGGTACAGGGTTTGACAATTGAGCAAAGAGCTCGGGAGGATTCCAGGGAGGGAAGCATGTCACCAGGGCCTCGTAAAAAGAAAAGGTTAAGGCGGAAAAGTGAAGAATTAGACAACCATGATGCCTCTAATTCTTCAGAATCTCACAGTCTACCCGCCCAAAGCATTCCTACGTTACCTGCTATCTCAAAAATGAACATGAACGCCGATGTGCCTGAACAAATAGAAACTAAATCAGAGATACTCACAAGGCATAAACAGACAGATGACATGCCCCAAGTTCCTATTATAAAAGAAAAGATTGAAACCCACACAGAACTGATGTTGGAACCAAAGTCTGAATATGTAGAAGAAATGAATGAAGATAGTATTGAGGATTTGACACTGGATGATGACGATTTAAGTAACATGGAACAGGTAGATGATCAAGCAGGACCTAGTCATGGAGCAGGAGAAGGATCAAGTCAAG GTTTTGGAGGTTGGCATATGGGTAACCAAAGTCAAGATGAAGTATTTCTGGCCGCGCAAGAGGCCGTAGGTGCACATCGAGACTCACAAG ACCCATTACCATACAAGTATTCACGTTGTTGGCGAAGTTATTCAGTGTCATATACATTAGAAAGACATCTAAGATATGAATGTGGAGTCGCTAAACAATTTACTTGTTCCATTTGCTTAAAGAAATTTTCTCGTAGAGATATTTTAAGAGTACATCAGAAAAATTTTGGACATGACATAAATCATGGTCTGGTTCAACCTATAGAACCAAATCAAGATTTAAGTCATATACACGGATCATGA
- the lola gene encoding uncharacterized protein lola isoform X48: protein MDDDQQFCLRWNNHQSTLVAVFDTLLENGTLVDCTLAAEGKCLNAHKVVLSACSPYFEALLSKHFDKHPILILKDVKFQELKAMMDYMYRGEVNISQDQLGALLKAAESLQIKGLSDNRKGETDRKPTPAPPPKSPQPTTLPKVQGLTIEQRAREDSREGSMSPGPRKKKRLRRKSEELDNHDASNSSESHSLPAQSIPTLPAISKMNMNADVPEQIETKSEILTRHKQTDDMPQVPIIKEKIETHTELMLEPKSEYVEEMNEDSIEDLTLDDDDLSNMEQVDDQAGPSHGAGEGSSQGFGGWHMGNQSQDEVFLAAQEAVGAHRDSQGIPKRRGMTEIIGSNGKFQVDLNSFEYFA, encoded by the exons ATGGATGACGACCAACAATTTTGTTTACGGTGGAACAACCATCAATCGACATTGGTAGCCGTTTTTGACACGTTATTGGAGAACGGCACATTAGTAGACTGTACTTTGGCAGCAGAAGGAAAATGCCTAAACGCACACAAAGTAGTTTTGTCTGCATGTAGCCCATACTTTGAA GCGCTGCTGTCAAAGCACTTTGACAAGCATCCCATTCTTATTCTTAAGGACGTTAAGTTCCAAGAACTAAAAGCCATGATGGATTATATGTATAGGGGGGAAGTGAACATATCTCAAGATCAATTAGGTGCGCTATTAAAAGCCGCTGAATCATTGCAAATTAAGGGTTTATCAGACAATAGGAAAGGGGAAACTGACAGAAAACCCACTCCTGCTCCTCCACCAAAGAGCCCACAGCCAACAACCCTGCCAAAGGTACAGGGTTTGACAATTGAGCAAAGAGCTCGGGAGGATTCCAGGGAGGGAAGCATGTCACCAGGGCCTCGTAAAAAGAAAAGGTTAAGGCGGAAAAGTGAAGAATTAGACAACCATGATGCCTCTAATTCTTCAGAATCTCACAGTCTACCCGCCCAAAGCATTCCTACGTTACCTGCTATCTCAAAAATGAACATGAACGCCGATGTGCCTGAACAAATAGAAACTAAATCAGAGATACTCACAAGGCATAAACAGACAGATGACATGCCCCAAGTTCCTATTATAAAAGAAAAGATTGAAACCCACACAGAACTGATGTTGGAACCAAAGTCTGAATATGTAGAAGAAATGAATGAAGATAGTATTGAGGATTTGACACTGGATGATGACGATTTAAGTAACATGGAACAGGTAGATGATCAAGCAGGACCTAGTCATGGAGCAGGAGAAGGATCAAGTCAAG GTTTTGGAGGTTGGCATATGGGTAACCAAAGTCAAGATGAAGTATTTCTGGCCGCGCAAGAGGCCGTAGGTGCACATCGAGACTCACAAG
- the lola gene encoding uncharacterized protein lola isoform X47: MDDDQQFCLRWNNHQSTLVAVFDTLLENGTLVDCTLAAEGKCLNAHKVVLSACSPYFEALLSKHFDKHPILILKDVKFQELKAMMDYMYRGEVNISQDQLGALLKAAESLQIKGLSDNRKGETDRKPTPAPPPKSPQPTTLPKVQGLTIEQRAREDSREGSMSPGPRKKKRLRRKSEELDNHDASNSSESHSLPAQSIPTLPAISKMNMNADVPEQIETKSEILTRHKQTDDMPQVPIIKEKIETHTELMLEPKSEYVEEMNEDSIEDLTLDDDDLSNMEQVDDQAGPSHGAGEGSSQGFGGWHMGNQSQDEVFLAAQEAVGAHRDSQGYNYEYYKEENGILRSLLLGISAPETDSDWNFCNT, from the exons ATGGATGACGACCAACAATTTTGTTTACGGTGGAACAACCATCAATCGACATTGGTAGCCGTTTTTGACACGTTATTGGAGAACGGCACATTAGTAGACTGTACTTTGGCAGCAGAAGGAAAATGCCTAAACGCACACAAAGTAGTTTTGTCTGCATGTAGCCCATACTTTGAA GCGCTGCTGTCAAAGCACTTTGACAAGCATCCCATTCTTATTCTTAAGGACGTTAAGTTCCAAGAACTAAAAGCCATGATGGATTATATGTATAGGGGGGAAGTGAACATATCTCAAGATCAATTAGGTGCGCTATTAAAAGCCGCTGAATCATTGCAAATTAAGGGTTTATCAGACAATAGGAAAGGGGAAACTGACAGAAAACCCACTCCTGCTCCTCCACCAAAGAGCCCACAGCCAACAACCCTGCCAAAGGTACAGGGTTTGACAATTGAGCAAAGAGCTCGGGAGGATTCCAGGGAGGGAAGCATGTCACCAGGGCCTCGTAAAAAGAAAAGGTTAAGGCGGAAAAGTGAAGAATTAGACAACCATGATGCCTCTAATTCTTCAGAATCTCACAGTCTACCCGCCCAAAGCATTCCTACGTTACCTGCTATCTCAAAAATGAACATGAACGCCGATGTGCCTGAACAAATAGAAACTAAATCAGAGATACTCACAAGGCATAAACAGACAGATGACATGCCCCAAGTTCCTATTATAAAAGAAAAGATTGAAACCCACACAGAACTGATGTTGGAACCAAAGTCTGAATATGTAGAAGAAATGAATGAAGATAGTATTGAGGATTTGACACTGGATGATGACGATTTAAGTAACATGGAACAGGTAGATGATCAAGCAGGACCTAGTCATGGAGCAGGAGAAGGATCAAGTCAAG GTTTTGGAGGTTGGCATATGGGTAACCAAAGTCAAGATGAAGTATTTCTGGCCGCGCAAGAGGCCGTAGGTGCACATCGAGACTCACAAG